Proteins encoded by one window of Cylindrospermum stagnale PCC 7417:
- a CDS encoding aminotransferase class I/II-fold pyridoxal phosphate-dependent enzyme, protein MEPIASDMDGKLSTYKMIASHSPEIKVRLHTPAHQGVRGVSEYFGDRIYAYDLPFFNRDKFDNVEKHISSLYKTKRTFFITGGATQGVLIACSILARRHRKVAIGLNSHLSIIHGFILSETEPFFIPSRSFMPTDEEVIQALESADGDVTALFLTHPSYDGITTDLGRISQYCRSRNIELMIDEAHGTHFPFLDEENLSALTLECDLVVHSLHKFVGSLVQTALIHLPEASVITEEETLTALALFETTSRSNLLLLSIEEAIQLAFGDERKSIFHKVAGNCDQLRSLLDNWGNTLTYDSQVSDPFKLFLYSDRISGDNLAKLLYESGVYFEYFEPRGVLLIFSFQNTDDDFVHVAKVLAEIYTTLATQAPRELFDEHILIRTPVMRCLPREAFFASTRKEVYLHEAKGLVSCQNIKKIPPCVPVLIPGEEITDWHLQTIAPDTLVKVMS, encoded by the coding sequence ATGGAACCTATAGCGAGCGACATGGATGGCAAATTGTCCACTTATAAGATGATTGCATCTCATTCCCCAGAAATAAAAGTTCGGCTCCACACTCCTGCTCATCAAGGAGTTCGGGGAGTATCTGAATATTTTGGCGATCGCATCTATGCTTACGATTTACCCTTTTTTAACCGTGATAAATTTGACAATGTAGAAAAGCATATTTCTAGTTTGTATAAAACTAAACGTACATTTTTCATTACTGGAGGAGCCACCCAAGGAGTTTTAATTGCCTGTAGCATACTGGCAAGAAGACACCGCAAAGTTGCCATCGGTCTAAATAGTCACCTATCCATAATTCATGGATTTATCCTTTCGGAAACAGAACCATTTTTTATTCCGTCGCGTTCCTTCATGCCCACAGATGAAGAAGTTATTCAAGCATTAGAATCAGCAGATGGAGATGTGACTGCACTTTTTTTAACACATCCTAGCTATGATGGCATCACGACGGACTTAGGCAGGATTTCCCAATACTGCCGTAGTAGAAATATTGAGTTGATGATCGATGAAGCACATGGCACTCATTTTCCTTTCTTAGATGAAGAAAATTTATCAGCCTTGACATTAGAATGTGACTTAGTTGTTCATAGCCTGCACAAGTTTGTTGGTAGCCTTGTGCAAACAGCATTAATTCACTTACCGGAAGCTTCAGTGATTACCGAGGAAGAAACACTCACCGCCCTGGCATTGTTTGAAACCACATCAAGGAGTAATCTCCTATTATTAAGTATAGAAGAAGCGATTCAACTGGCTTTTGGAGATGAGAGAAAATCTATTTTTCACAAGGTGGCTGGCAATTGTGATCAATTGCGGTCTCTACTAGATAATTGGGGAAATACTTTAACTTATGATTCCCAGGTGTCCGATCCATTCAAACTTTTCCTGTATAGCGATCGCATTTCCGGTGATAATCTAGCTAAATTACTGTATGAAAGTGGTGTTTATTTTGAATATTTTGAGCCCAGAGGAGTACTACTAATTTTCTCATTTCAAAATACTGATGATGATTTTGTCCATGTAGCTAAGGTCTTGGCAGAAATTTACACAACTCTGGCTACTCAAGCTCCCAGAGAATTATTTGACGAACATATTTTAATTAGAACTCCGGTGATGCGGTGTTTACCGAGAGAGGCTTTTTTTGCATCCACAAGAAAAGAAGTTTATCTCCATGAAGCCAAAGGACTGGTGAGTTGTCAAAACATCAAAAAAATCCCCCCTTGCGTTCCGGTTTTGATCCCTGGCGAAGAAATCACT